The uncultured Subdoligranulum sp. genomic sequence TCCTACCGGGCCATGACCTTCGATGAGCTTTTCGACGGCTGCTACCGCATTCCGTGGGAGGAACTGCTTCCCGCCGATGCGGCTTTCCCGGTCAAGGGTTCCAGCTTGTCCAGCCAGCTTTCCAGCGTGCCGGCCTGCCAGAGCATTGTCAAAAAGGCCATTGTGAAGCGGCTGATGGCCGGCCATAAGACGGGCAGCCTGCCCGAGACCGGCGATGTGTACAAGGTCCGCTTTGCGCTGCGCAAGAATCAGGTGGAGATCTACCTGGATACCTCCGGCGACGGCCTGCACAAGCGCGGCTACCGCAGGAACGCAACACTGGCCCCCATCAAGGAAACGCTGGCGGCTGCCATTGCCGACCTGGGGCGGGTGCGCCGGGACAGCCTGGTGCAGGATCCCTTCTGTGGCTCCGGCACACTGGTCATTGAGGCTGCCCAGAAAGCCCTCAATTTGGCACCCGGTCTGCGCCGCCGTTTTGCAGCGGAGCATTTTTCCTTTGTACCGGCCCAGATCTGGAAGGAACAGCGCCAGAAAGCGCTGGAGGAGGTGCGCCGGGACGCAGCCTTTGAAGGTGTCGGCTACGACATTGACCCGGCAGCCGTGGCACTGGCCAATGCCAATGCGAAGCTGGCCGGCGTGGGGGACCGCTGCCGTTTCGAGGTGGCAGACGTGAAGGATTTTACCCCGGCTTCCAACGCCACTGTACTGACCAATCCGCCTTACGGGGAACGTCTGGGCGACAGCGCCGAGGCGGCCTCCCTGGCCAGAACGCTGGGACAGATGTGGCAACGCCATCCCGGACAGGGGCTGTACGCCATCACGGCCGATGCGGAGTTTGAACAGCATTTTGGCAAGAAAGCGGCCCGCCGCCGCAAAATTTACAACGGCATGATCCCGTGCCAGTTGTATATGTACTTTGAACAGCCCAAGAGGTAAACGTGTATGGAAGATCTGAAACTGGCGATTTTGATCGATGCCGACAATATCTCGCCCAAGTATGTCAAGGTGATCCTCGATGAGGCGGCATCCTTCGGGGTGGCGGCCTGCAAGCGCATCTACGGCGACTGGTCCGATGTGCGGCTGAAAAGCTGGAAGGATGCCCTTTTGAACAATTCCATCATCCCCATCCAGCAGTACAGCTACACCACGGGCAAGAACGCCACCGATTCGGCTATGATCATCGATGCCATGGACCTGCTTTACGGCGGCAATCTGGACGGATTCTGCATCGTCTCGTCGGACAGTGATTTCACCCGTCTGGCCGCCCGTCTGCGGGAGGCGGGCAAGCTGGTCATCGGCATGGGGGAGAGCAAGGCGCTGGGCCCCTTCGTCAAAGCCTGCGATCAGTTCAAATATCTGGACCTGATTCTCGATCACGGCGAGACGGAAACCGCCGATCCCGTTGCCCCGGCGGCGGAGACCGATGCCCGGGCCAATGCGGGGGATGATACGGCCATCAACCGGGAATCCATCGAGCGGATTGTCCACGGCCTGATCGGCGAGATGGACGATGGTACCGGCTGGGTGCGTACCTCCCGGGTGGGCGACCAGCTCATCAAGCGGTACCCCGACTTCGACGTGCGCAACTTCGGCTCCAGGAGCCTGAACAAATTCCTGGCCTCCCTGCCGGAGATGGAGGTGGAGGAACGCATCCTCTCCAACGGCAACCCGATCCAGTTCGTGCGGGTACGTCCGGCCCCCAAAAAGACAACGCCCCGTCGCACCGGCAGCAAAAAAACGCCCCGGCGGGCTGGTTCCAAGAAAAAGTAAAAACAGCGCAGCCAACCGGCTGCGCTGTTTTTGCAGTTCAGATTACCAATCCACCGTTCTGCCCGATGACCTGCCCGGTAATGTACCCGGAGGCCTCGTCGGCCAGAAACACCAGGGTGCGGGCGATTTCTTCGGGCATGCCCAGCCGTCCCACGGGTGTCTCCTCGGCCAGGGCCGCCCGGTCTTCCTCGGAAAATCCGGCCATCATGTCAGTGTCGATGACGCCGGGAGCCACCACATTGACGGTGATACCGCTGGGGCCTTCCTCCTTGGCCAGCGCCTTGCCGAGACCGATCAGCCCTGCCTTGGCGGCACTGTAGGCGACCTCACAGCTGCCGCCGGTCTGCCCCCACATGCTGCTCACCAGCAGGATTCGACCGTATTTGCGGTGGATCATGCCGGGCAGAGCGGCCCGGCAGGCGTAAAAGGCTCCGTCCAGATCCACCGACATGATGCGGCGCCAGTCCTCATCGGAGGTATCGGTGAAGAGTTTCTGCTGGGCAATACCGGCGTTGCAGACCAGGACCTGCAGGCCGCCCAGTTCCTGTTCGGCGCGCCGCACCGCCATGGCGACCTGGGCCGGGTCGGCAGCATCGGCACACAGGGCCAGAAACTGACGGTCGGGAGCGATCTGCCGGGCCTTGGCCAGTATCTGTTCGGCGGCGCTGCCGTGATGGTTCCAGGTGA encodes the following:
- a CDS encoding class I SAM-dependent RNA methyltransferase; translated protein: MPTLYTLVAPCFFGTESTLHFEIKRLGAQNIQVTDGRIAFQGGADLIAAANLNLRTAERVLVQLASYRAMTFDELFDGCYRIPWEELLPADAAFPVKGSSLSSQLSSVPACQSIVKKAIVKRLMAGHKTGSLPETGDVYKVRFALRKNQVEIYLDTSGDGLHKRGYRRNATLAPIKETLAAAIADLGRVRRDSLVQDPFCGSGTLVIEAAQKALNLAPGLRRRFAAEHFSFVPAQIWKEQRQKALEEVRRDAAFEGVGYDIDPAAVALANANAKLAGVGDRCRFEVADVKDFTPASNATVLTNPPYGERLGDSAEAASLARTLGQMWQRHPGQGLYAITADAEFEQHFGKKAARRRKIYNGMIPCQLYMYFEQPKR
- a CDS encoding NYN domain-containing protein, translated to MEDLKLAILIDADNISPKYVKVILDEAASFGVAACKRIYGDWSDVRLKSWKDALLNNSIIPIQQYSYTTGKNATDSAMIIDAMDLLYGGNLDGFCIVSSDSDFTRLAARLREAGKLVIGMGESKALGPFVKACDQFKYLDLILDHGETETADPVAPAAETDARANAGDDTAINRESIERIVHGLIGEMDDGTGWVRTSRVGDQLIKRYPDFDVRNFGSRSLNKFLASLPEMEVEERILSNGNPIQFVRVRPAPKKTTPRRTGSKKTPRRAGSKKK
- a CDS encoding elongation factor P 5-aminopentanone reductase — protein: MKQSVLITGGSRGIGAAAVLAFARAGYDVAFTWNHHGSAAEQILAKARQIAPDRQFLALCADAADPAQVAMAVRRAEQELGGLQVLVCNAGIAQQKLFTDTSDEDWRRIMSVDLDGAFYACRAALPGMIHRKYGRILLVSSMWGQTGGSCEVAYSAAKAGLIGLGKALAKEEGPSGITVNVVAPGVIDTDMMAGFSEEDRAALAEETPVGRLGMPEEIARTLVFLADEASGYITGQVIGQNGGLVI